One Antarctobacter heliothermus DNA segment encodes these proteins:
- a CDS encoding flagellar biosynthetic protein FliQ, with translation MLTEVVFFDTLRMGLWIATVTSVPILSAALVMGVGVGLFQALTSIQEMTLTFVPKLLAIVAVFWMSMSFMTRTLVDFFQGQIIPLITGG, from the coding sequence ATGCTGACAGAGGTCGTCTTTTTCGACACGCTGCGCATGGGGTTGTGGATCGCCACGGTGACCTCCGTGCCGATTCTGTCCGCCGCGCTGGTCATGGGGGTCGGCGTTGGCCTGTTTCAGGCACTCACCTCTATCCAAGAGATGACGCTGACCTTTGTGCCCAAACTGCTGGCCATTGTCGCCGTCTTCTGGATGTCGATGAGCTTTATGACTCGCACGCTCGTGGATTTTTTCCAGGGGCAAATCATTCCCCTTATCACCGGAGGCTGA
- the fliE gene encoding flagellar hook-basal body complex protein FliE encodes MDVRSLFAAQKYAASRPAMQPEPEQAVPLEKDFTRITEEFVDQLRQAEETAKTAMTSDADPHALVEALAQSELAVETVVAVRDKVVEAYQEILRMPV; translated from the coding sequence ATGGACGTCCGTTCTCTATTTGCCGCGCAGAAATATGCGGCCTCTCGCCCCGCGATGCAGCCTGAACCGGAACAGGCGGTGCCGCTGGAAAAGGACTTTACCCGCATCACGGAGGAATTCGTCGATCAGTTGCGGCAAGCCGAGGAGACGGCCAAGACCGCGATGACCAGCGACGCCGATCCTCACGCGCTGGTCGAGGCGTTGGCCCAATCCGAACTGGCCGTCGAAACCGTGGTTGCAGTGCGTGATAAGGTCGTCGAGGCCTATCAGGAAATCCTCAGGATGCCAGTCTGA